One window from the genome of Streptomyces sp. NBC_01476 encodes:
- the rfbD gene encoding dTDP-4-dehydrorhamnose reductase: MTRWLVTGAGGMLGRDLTAVLDAVPGATVTALTRAGLDITDGPAVDAAVAGHDIVVNTAAWTDVDGAESDEAAATRVNGEGVRRLAGACARHGVPLLQLSTDYVFAGDADRPYREDSPTGPLGAYGRGKLAGELAVRELLPERGFVVRTAWLYGEHGRNFVTTVLGLAERRETLEVVNDQVGQPTWSRTLALRLAALGDAALSGRAAPGIYHGTASGHVTWFGLARAVFELSGLDPERVRPTTSGRFPRPARRPAYSVLGHEGWAKAGLGPLPRWREDLAVALPALRAARVS; this comes from the coding sequence ATGACACGCTGGCTGGTGACCGGGGCGGGCGGGATGCTCGGCCGTGACCTCACCGCGGTGCTGGACGCGGTCCCCGGAGCGACGGTGACGGCCCTGACCCGGGCCGGTCTCGACATCACCGACGGACCGGCGGTGGACGCCGCGGTCGCCGGGCACGACATCGTGGTCAACACCGCGGCCTGGACGGATGTGGACGGCGCCGAGAGCGACGAGGCGGCGGCCACCCGGGTCAACGGCGAGGGCGTACGGCGGCTGGCCGGGGCGTGCGCCCGGCACGGCGTACCGCTGCTCCAGCTCTCCACCGACTACGTCTTCGCCGGCGACGCGGACCGCCCGTACCGCGAGGACTCACCCACCGGGCCGCTCGGCGCGTACGGCCGCGGCAAGCTGGCAGGCGAACTGGCGGTGCGCGAACTGCTCCCGGAGCGCGGCTTCGTGGTGCGCACCGCGTGGCTCTACGGCGAGCACGGCCGGAACTTCGTCACCACCGTGCTGGGGCTCGCCGAGCGGCGGGAGACGCTGGAGGTGGTGAACGACCAGGTGGGGCAGCCCACATGGAGCCGCACCCTGGCACTCCGGCTGGCCGCGCTCGGGGACGCGGCCCTGAGCGGGCGGGCCGCCCCGGGGATCTACCACGGCACGGCGAGCGGGCACGTGACCTGGTTCGGGCTGGCCCGGGCGGTCTTCGAACTGTCCGGGCTCGACCCGGAGCGGGTCCGGCCGACCACCTCCGGCCGTTTCCCGCGGCCGGCCCGGCGCCCGGCGTACAGCGTGCTCGGCCACGAGGGCTGGGCGAAGGCGGGGCTGGGGCCGCTGCCGCGGTGGCGTGAGGACCTGGCGGTGGCGCTGCCGGCGCTGCGGGCCGCCCGCGTCTCCTGA
- a CDS encoding G1 family glutamic endopeptidase: MSATIRVTAMSAVAAAVLSSLAAVPGAAGTAGQLRLTPLAGHRIISPDGRVTHSTSSNWAGYAATGTTFTSVSASWVQPSVSCGSGTAYSSFWIGLDGDGSSSVEQTGSEADCSGGRAQYYSWYEMYPAYPVNYSNAVSAGDHFTSTVSVSGHTYTLTLSDTTKGWTKTTTKTQSGLSNASAEIIAEAPSSSTGVLPLAHFSTASFSNASANGQPIGNFGPDKINMASGSTTKATTSALSGGGNFTVTWNHS; this comes from the coding sequence ATGTCGGCAACCATCCGCGTCACCGCAATGTCCGCCGTGGCGGCGGCAGTTCTCTCATCCCTGGCGGCCGTACCCGGCGCCGCCGGCACGGCCGGCCAGCTCCGGCTGACACCGCTCGCCGGCCACCGGATCATCAGCCCGGACGGACGCGTCACCCACAGCACCAGCTCCAACTGGGCCGGTTACGCGGCCACCGGCACCACCTTCACCAGCGTCTCGGCCAGCTGGGTGCAGCCGTCGGTGAGCTGCGGCAGCGGCACCGCGTACTCGTCGTTCTGGATCGGGCTCGACGGTGACGGCAGCAGCTCCGTGGAGCAGACCGGCAGCGAGGCGGACTGCTCCGGCGGCCGCGCCCAGTACTACTCGTGGTACGAGATGTACCCGGCCTACCCGGTGAACTACAGCAACGCGGTGAGCGCTGGCGACCACTTCACCTCGACGGTCAGCGTGAGCGGCCACACCTACACGCTCACCCTCTCGGACACCACCAAGGGCTGGACCAAGACGACCACCAAGACGCAGAGCGGTCTGTCCAACGCGTCCGCCGAGATCATCGCCGAGGCGCCGTCCAGCAGCACCGGTGTGCTGCCGCTGGCCCACTTCAGCACCGCGTCCTTCTCCAACGCGTCCGCGAACGGCCAGCCGATCGGTAACTTCGGCCCGGACAAGATCAACATGGCGTCGGGCAGCACCACCAAGGCGACGACCTCCGCACTGTCCGGCGGCGGGAACTTCACCGTCACCTGGAACCACAGCTGA
- a CDS encoding CYTH and CHAD domain-containing protein, with amino-acid sequence MTTTHNERETKFEGPGVFDPEALRRLPAVSQVHEEDPEELDALYYDTADLRLLAHGITLRRRTGGHDEGWHVKLPADTGDSQESGGPAGRREIHAPLQAGRAGDVPGELNRHLKAYARGADLVPVVHLRTHRRRHLLLDAQGRCLAEVAQDRVAAQVLGTERLHPGESAAEAAAEHPATPGSSTRLTHWSEIEVEQEEGDAKLMRAAAKLLRDGGWHPSPSAHKLDHALAGGLPEQFGNPEPGRRPAAGSAGEAVMNRLAGQLELLLSHDAAVRADEPDAVHQMRSTSRRLRGLLRSNRRILDRERTDPVAEELRWLTRVLGDTRDHEVLAARLHDQARALTAPADKALVRRIAAQEARRHAEAHRAAVAELDSPRYHALLDALEKLRAVPPLRHRRAAVPAAEHLSRAAAHDQRRLAARMAAVRKAPHGTERDQALHNARKAARRARHTAETALPYGGRRAARFRKRTKALQQILGDHQDAVMARAALPGLSAEARAEGADTFGYGRLHARQETLAHAARTRLPAAWRRAAAGKLTRFT; translated from the coding sequence ATGACCACCACCCACAACGAGCGGGAAACGAAGTTCGAAGGACCCGGCGTCTTCGACCCCGAGGCCCTGCGGCGGCTGCCGGCCGTCTCGCAGGTGCACGAGGAGGACCCCGAGGAACTGGACGCCCTCTACTACGACACCGCCGATCTGCGGCTGCTCGCCCACGGCATCACCCTGCGCCGCCGCACCGGCGGCCACGACGAGGGCTGGCACGTGAAACTGCCCGCCGACACCGGCGACAGCCAGGAGAGCGGCGGCCCCGCCGGCCGGCGCGAGATCCACGCGCCGCTGCAGGCCGGCCGGGCCGGTGACGTGCCCGGTGAGCTGAACCGGCACCTGAAGGCGTACGCCCGCGGTGCGGACCTGGTGCCGGTGGTGCACCTGCGCACCCACCGCCGGCGGCACCTGCTGCTGGACGCCCAGGGCCGCTGCCTGGCCGAGGTCGCCCAGGACCGGGTGGCCGCGCAGGTCCTCGGCACCGAGCGGCTGCACCCCGGCGAATCGGCCGCCGAAGCCGCCGCCGAGCACCCCGCGACGCCCGGCTCCAGCACCAGGCTCACCCACTGGTCGGAGATCGAGGTGGAGCAGGAGGAGGGCGACGCCAAGCTGATGCGGGCCGCCGCCAAGCTGCTCAGGGACGGCGGCTGGCACCCCTCACCCAGCGCCCACAAGCTCGACCACGCCCTCGCGGGCGGCCTGCCCGAGCAGTTCGGCAACCCCGAGCCGGGCCGCCGGCCCGCGGCCGGCTCGGCCGGTGAGGCGGTGATGAACCGGCTCGCCGGGCAGTTGGAGCTGCTGCTGAGCCACGACGCGGCGGTACGCGCCGACGAGCCGGACGCGGTGCACCAGATGCGGTCCACCAGCCGCCGGCTGCGCGGCCTGCTGCGGAGCAACCGCCGCATCCTGGACCGCGAGCGCACCGACCCGGTCGCCGAAGAACTGCGCTGGCTCACCCGCGTGCTCGGCGACACCCGTGACCACGAGGTGCTCGCCGCACGGCTGCACGACCAGGCCCGCGCCCTCACCGCCCCCGCCGACAAGGCGCTGGTGCGGCGGATCGCCGCCCAGGAGGCGCGGCGGCACGCGGAGGCACACCGTGCGGCCGTGGCCGAACTGGACTCACCGCGCTACCACGCCCTGCTCGACGCCCTGGAGAAGCTGCGGGCCGTACCGCCACTGCGCCACCGCCGGGCCGCCGTGCCCGCCGCCGAGCACCTGAGCCGGGCCGCCGCACACGACCAGCGCCGGCTCGCCGCGCGGATGGCCGCCGTCCGGAAGGCGCCCCACGGGACGGAGCGCGACCAGGCGCTGCACAACGCCCGCAAGGCCGCCCGCCGCGCCCGCCACACCGCCGAGACCGCGCTCCCTTACGGCGGTAGGCGCGCGGCCCGCTTCCGCAAGCGCACCAAAGCGCTCCAGCAGATCCTGGGCGACCACCAGGACGCCGTGATGGCCCGCGCCGCGCTGCCCGGGCTGTCCGCCGAGGCCCGCGCGGAGGGCGCCGACACCTTCGGGTACGGCCGGCTCCACGCCCGTCAGGAGACCCTGGCCCACGCCGCCCGCACCCGGCTGCCCGCCGCCTGGCGCCGCGCCGCCGCCGGCAAGCTGACCCGCTTCACGTAA
- a CDS encoding HAD family hydrolase produces the protein MADDGTQRAAALFDVDGTLMDTVYLHTVAWWEALRQAGRQVPMSVTHRSIGMGSDHLLDRLLGEDRDKDGDSRLTASHDALYAQYWTRLAPLEGAADLLRACADRGWQVVLASSASSAELRVMRDALGADEVITAVTTADDVASSKPAPDLVHQALERAGVPAGRAVFVGDAVWDALAARRAGVRCVGLLSGGMSRAELTEGGAEEVWEGPAQLLARLDESLLAAPGRLAGAAE, from the coding sequence GTGGCGGACGACGGAACGCAGCGGGCGGCGGCACTCTTCGATGTGGACGGCACCTTGATGGACACTGTCTACCTGCACACCGTGGCCTGGTGGGAGGCGCTGCGGCAGGCCGGCCGGCAGGTCCCGATGAGTGTGACGCACCGCTCCATCGGGATGGGCAGCGACCATCTGCTCGACCGGCTGCTCGGTGAGGACCGCGACAAGGACGGCGACAGCCGGCTCACCGCGTCGCACGACGCGCTCTACGCCCAGTACTGGACCCGGCTCGCCCCGCTGGAGGGCGCCGCCGACCTGCTGCGGGCCTGCGCGGACCGCGGCTGGCAGGTGGTGCTGGCCAGCTCGGCGTCCTCGGCGGAGCTGCGGGTGATGCGGGACGCGCTCGGCGCGGACGAGGTGATCACCGCGGTGACCACCGCGGACGACGTGGCGTCCAGCAAACCGGCGCCCGATCTCGTCCACCAGGCGCTGGAGCGGGCCGGGGTACCGGCCGGCCGGGCGGTGTTCGTCGGCGACGCGGTGTGGGACGCGCTGGCCGCGCGCCGCGCCGGGGTGCGCTGCGTCGGGCTGCTCTCCGGCGGGATGTCCCGGGCGGAACTGACCGAGGGCGGCGCCGAGGAGGTCTGGGAGGGCCCGGCGCAGTTGCTCGCCCGGCTCGACGAGAGTTTGCTGGCCGCTCCCGGCCGCCTGGCCGGGGCCGCCGAATGA
- a CDS encoding DUF2795 domain-containing protein yields the protein MTDQGTNKTGFARDDELKKEMQGELKANRAVGVEEAYEPQPSGEDQPLAQFGGSTGPGAPAPAGMTPEGVTVRSELARHLERSIYPAKRSALLGALHRHQAPDELVARVAELPSDEPYPNVQAVVRALGFGVEDHRD from the coding sequence ATGACGGACCAGGGAACCAACAAGACCGGCTTCGCCCGGGACGACGAGCTCAAGAAGGAAATGCAGGGCGAGCTCAAGGCGAACCGTGCGGTCGGCGTCGAAGAGGCGTACGAGCCGCAGCCGTCGGGAGAGGACCAGCCGCTCGCGCAGTTCGGCGGTTCCACCGGCCCGGGCGCCCCGGCGCCCGCCGGGATGACCCCGGAGGGCGTCACGGTCCGCAGCGAGCTGGCCAGGCACCTGGAGCGCAGCATCTACCCGGCCAAGCGGTCCGCACTGCTCGGCGCCCTCCACCGCCACCAGGCACCGGACGAACTGGTCGCCCGGGTAGCGGAACTCCCCTCCGACGAGCCCTACCCGAACGTCCAGGCCGTCGTACGAGCCCTCGGCTTCGGCGTAGAAGACCACCGCGACTGA
- a CDS encoding VOC family protein, with protein MAFVWEQLVVDAADPAALGSWWAHALDWVVVNADPDEYEIRATPDTLPGLVFVPVPDHKTVKNRLHLDFRPDDQDAEVTRFLTLGAHHTDIGQRDTDPWIVLSDPEGNEFCILAPHTT; from the coding sequence ATGGCCTTCGTATGGGAGCAACTCGTGGTGGACGCGGCGGACCCGGCGGCCCTGGGGAGCTGGTGGGCGCACGCGCTGGACTGGGTAGTGGTCAACGCGGACCCCGACGAGTACGAGATCCGCGCGACCCCCGACACCCTGCCCGGTCTCGTCTTCGTGCCCGTCCCCGACCACAAGACCGTCAAGAACCGCCTCCACCTCGACTTCCGCCCCGACGACCAGGACGCCGAAGTCACCCGCTTCCTCACCCTCGGCGCCCACCACACCGACATCGGCCAGCGCGACACCGACCCCTGGATCGTCCTGTCCGACCCCGAGGGCAACGAATTCTGCATCCTCGCCCCCCACACGACCTGA
- a CDS encoding LysR family transcriptional regulator — protein MDVDLRKLRYFVAVAEELHFGRAAARLHIAQPVLSRQIRALEDELGVRLFDRDRRATALTPAGTQLLQDAPGLLSAAAALSRRVRQAAATAPVFGVAFMPGITPTGPVQTLLARHPGLDVQVVRTSWGDQAQVVLDGRADVSFVRLPVDHQGLRLLPLFTEPRVAVLPRSHRLAGKAALGIADLAGDPLLQAPDAVPEWRDLPQRSATGSAPEPRFRTVEEKLEYVAALHGVIVLPLSAAAYYTRPDVCHVPIDDIPPNQVCLAWDAAHETPLITEFAALARTHFEDGR, from the coding sequence ATGGACGTGGACCTGAGGAAGCTGCGCTACTTCGTCGCGGTCGCCGAAGAGCTGCACTTCGGCCGGGCGGCGGCCCGGCTGCACATCGCCCAGCCCGTGCTCTCCCGGCAGATCCGCGCGCTGGAGGACGAGCTGGGCGTCCGGCTCTTCGACCGGGACCGGCGGGCCACCGCGCTCACCCCGGCCGGCACCCAGCTGCTCCAGGACGCGCCCGGGCTGCTCTCCGCCGCCGCGGCCCTGAGCCGCCGGGTCCGGCAGGCGGCCGCGACCGCACCCGTCTTCGGCGTCGCCTTCATGCCGGGCATCACGCCCACCGGCCCCGTACAGACCCTGCTGGCCCGGCACCCGGGCCTTGACGTGCAGGTGGTGCGGACGAGCTGGGGCGACCAGGCCCAGGTGGTGCTGGACGGCCGGGCCGACGTCAGTTTCGTCCGGCTGCCGGTGGACCACCAGGGGCTGCGGCTGCTGCCGCTCTTCACCGAACCCCGGGTCGCGGTGCTCCCCCGCAGCCACCGCCTGGCCGGCAAGGCCGCGCTCGGCATCGCGGACCTGGCCGGCGACCCGCTGCTGCAGGCCCCGGACGCGGTCCCGGAGTGGCGTGACCTGCCGCAGCGCAGCGCCACCGGCTCCGCCCCCGAGCCCCGGTTCCGTACCGTCGAGGAGAAGCTGGAGTACGTGGCGGCGCTGCACGGGGTGATCGTGCTCCCGCTGTCGGCCGCCGCGTACTACACCCGCCCCGATGTGTGCCATGTGCCGATTGACGACATCCCGCCGAACCAGGTCTGCCTGGCGTGGGACGCGGCCCACGAGACACCGCTGATCACCGAGTTCGCCGCGCTGGCGCGAACCCACTTCGAGGACGGGCGGTGA
- a CDS encoding NAD-dependent epimerase/dehydratase family protein, translating into MRVFLTGGSGYIGRSVVPALLRHGHDVTALARSAASAAAVTALGATPVAGDLTDTAALRSAAAAADGVLHLGSHAGADTAAVDLAAARAMQEGLGDRGTYVHTGGAWVYGDTDGVVDESAEQRPPRITAWRAANERQVLAAADRGGRPVLVMPGVVYGNGGSLTRFFFTDPGRKNGAVPQIGDGANHWALVHVDDVAELYVRALDAAPGTSYLGVSDQNVAQADIVQALSRAAGHPGSVERITLEQALERMGPIAEAFALDQQITGARARRELGWTPRHLDALDDLAGESV; encoded by the coding sequence ATGCGTGTCTTCCTCACCGGCGGCTCCGGTTACATCGGGCGCTCCGTCGTACCGGCCCTGCTGCGCCACGGTCACGACGTCACCGCGCTGGCCCGCAGCGCGGCGTCGGCCGCCGCGGTCACCGCGCTCGGCGCCACCCCCGTGGCCGGCGACCTGACCGACACCGCCGCTCTGCGCAGCGCCGCCGCCGCGGCGGACGGCGTGCTCCACCTCGGGTCGCACGCCGGCGCCGACACCGCGGCCGTCGACCTGGCCGCGGCCCGGGCGATGCAGGAGGGGCTGGGCGACCGGGGCACGTACGTCCACACCGGCGGGGCATGGGTGTACGGCGACACCGACGGCGTGGTGGACGAGAGCGCGGAGCAGCGGCCACCGCGGATCACCGCCTGGCGGGCGGCGAACGAACGGCAGGTCCTCGCGGCCGCCGACCGGGGCGGCCGTCCGGTGCTGGTGATGCCGGGCGTGGTCTACGGCAACGGCGGCAGCCTGACCCGGTTCTTCTTCACCGACCCGGGCCGCAAGAACGGCGCGGTCCCGCAGATCGGCGACGGCGCCAACCACTGGGCGCTGGTCCATGTGGACGATGTCGCCGAGCTGTACGTACGGGCCCTGGACGCCGCCCCGGGCACGTCCTACCTGGGGGTGAGCGACCAGAACGTGGCGCAGGCCGACATCGTCCAGGCCCTGTCCCGGGCGGCGGGCCACCCGGGCAGCGTCGAGCGGATCACCCTGGAGCAGGCGTTGGAGCGGATGGGGCCGATCGCCGAGGCGTTCGCCCTTGACCAGCAGATCACCGGCGCGCGCGCCCGCCGCGAACTCGGCTGGACTCCGCGGCACCTCGACGCGCTGGACGACCTGGCGGGCGAGAGCGTCTGA
- a CDS encoding DeoR/GlpR family DNA-binding transcription regulator, producing MRAQERQHRILALARHQGQVDVSTMATDLAVAPETIRRDLGVLERRGLVRRTYGGAYPVEGAGFETDLAQRVTLHVPDKRRIAAEAVKLLGEAETVFVDEGYTPQILAALLPGDRPLTVVTASLTTAAAVADSPNTTVLLLGGRVRARTLATVGSWACAMLSGFVIDLAFMGSNGISRELGLTTPDPVVADVKAKAVEVSRRRVFMGHHSKFGASSFCRFADVADFEAIVTDTGLSSAEAHRYALLGPRVFRV from the coding sequence ATGCGGGCCCAGGAACGCCAGCACCGTATCCTCGCGCTCGCCCGCCACCAGGGACAGGTCGACGTCTCCACCATGGCGACCGATCTCGCGGTGGCGCCGGAAACCATCCGGCGCGACCTCGGGGTGCTGGAGCGCCGGGGCCTGGTGCGCCGCACCTACGGCGGCGCCTATCCGGTCGAAGGCGCCGGTTTCGAGACGGACCTGGCCCAGCGGGTCACCCTGCACGTGCCCGACAAGCGCCGGATCGCCGCCGAGGCGGTCAAGCTGCTCGGCGAGGCGGAGACCGTGTTCGTCGACGAGGGCTACACCCCGCAGATCCTCGCCGCACTGCTGCCGGGCGACCGGCCGCTGACCGTGGTGACCGCCTCGCTGACCACGGCGGCGGCCGTCGCGGACTCCCCGAACACCACCGTGCTGCTGCTCGGCGGCCGGGTCCGGGCCCGGACCCTGGCCACCGTCGGCTCCTGGGCCTGCGCGATGCTGTCCGGCTTCGTGATCGACCTGGCGTTCATGGGCTCGAACGGCATCTCCCGCGAACTGGGCCTGACCACACCCGATCCGGTCGTCGCCGACGTCAAGGCCAAGGCGGTGGAGGTCTCCCGCCGGAGGGTGTTCATGGGCCACCACAGCAAGTTCGGCGCGAGCAGCTTCTGCCGCTTCGCCGATGTCGCCGACTTCGAGGCGATCGTCACCGACACCGGTCTGTCCAGCGCCGAGGCGCACCGCTACGCACTGCTCGGCCCTCGCGTCTTCAGGGTCTGA
- a CDS encoding ABC transporter substrate-binding protein, which translates to MTHITRTSRRVLPPLALALCGTLLAAGCSGAGGSGGGGSHAINVLMVNNPQMEDLQKLTAANFTKSTGIKVNFTVLPEDDVRDKITQDFSSQAGQYDVATISNYEAPIYAKNGWLSPLTAKATADTSFDQNDILPAMRESLTYNGQIYAEPFYGESSFLMYRKDVFAAKNLTMPANPTWTQVADLAAKADGAQSGMKGICLRGQPGWGEMIAPLTTVVNTMGGTWFDKDWQAQLTSPAFTKATKFYVDLVRAHGEAGAPQSGFTECLNDLEQGKVAMWYDATSAAGSLEAKESPVAGKIGYVPAPVEQTKSSGWLYTWAWGLQKASKHQDDAWKFISWASGKGYENLVGKQLGWSRVPAGKRTSTYSNPSYVAASSAFAKPTLTALDAADPADPGVQPRPAPGIQFVGIPEFTDLGTQVSQQINAAIAGRTSVDSALKSSQSLAEKVADKYAGK; encoded by the coding sequence ATGACGCATATCACGAGAACCTCCCGCCGCGTACTGCCCCCGCTCGCCCTGGCCCTGTGCGGCACCCTGCTCGCCGCGGGCTGCTCGGGAGCCGGCGGCTCCGGCGGCGGCGGATCGCACGCGATCAACGTGCTGATGGTCAACAACCCGCAGATGGAGGACTTGCAGAAGCTCACCGCTGCCAACTTCACCAAGTCCACCGGGATCAAGGTGAACTTCACCGTGCTCCCCGAGGACGACGTCCGCGACAAGATCACCCAGGACTTCTCCAGCCAGGCCGGACAGTACGACGTGGCGACCATCAGCAACTACGAGGCGCCGATCTACGCCAAGAACGGCTGGCTGTCGCCGCTGACCGCGAAGGCCACCGCCGACACCTCCTTCGACCAGAACGACATCCTGCCCGCGATGCGCGAATCGCTCACCTACAACGGCCAGATCTACGCGGAGCCCTTCTACGGCGAGTCCTCGTTCCTGATGTACCGCAAGGACGTGTTCGCCGCGAAGAACCTGACGATGCCCGCCAATCCGACCTGGACCCAGGTCGCCGATCTCGCGGCGAAGGCCGACGGCGCCCAGTCCGGCATGAAGGGCATCTGCCTGCGCGGCCAGCCCGGCTGGGGCGAGATGATCGCACCGCTGACCACCGTGGTGAACACCATGGGCGGCACCTGGTTCGACAAGGACTGGCAGGCCCAGCTGACCAGCCCGGCGTTCACCAAGGCCACCAAGTTCTACGTCGACCTGGTCCGCGCGCACGGCGAGGCCGGCGCCCCGCAGTCCGGCTTCACCGAGTGCCTGAACGACTTGGAGCAGGGCAAGGTCGCCATGTGGTACGACGCCACGTCGGCGGCCGGCTCGCTGGAGGCCAAGGAGTCCCCGGTCGCCGGGAAGATCGGATACGTGCCCGCACCGGTCGAGCAGACCAAGAGTTCGGGCTGGCTGTACACCTGGGCCTGGGGCCTGCAGAAGGCGAGCAAACACCAGGACGACGCCTGGAAGTTCATCTCCTGGGCGTCCGGCAAGGGATACGAGAACCTGGTCGGCAAGCAGCTCGGCTGGTCCCGGGTGCCGGCCGGCAAGCGCACCTCGACGTACTCCAACCCCAGCTATGTGGCGGCCTCCTCGGCCTTCGCCAAGCCGACCTTGACCGCGCTGGACGCCGCCGACCCGGCCGACCCCGGCGTGCAGCCGCGGCCGGCGCCGGGCATCCAGTTCGTCGGCATACCGGAGTTCACCGATCTGGGCACCCAGGTCTCCCAGCAGATCAACGCGGCCATCGCCGGGCGGACCAGTGTCGACAGCGCCCTGAAGTCGAGCCAGTCGCTCGCCGAGAAGGTGGCCGACAAGTACGCGGGGAAGTGA
- a CDS encoding carbohydrate ABC transporter permease has product MSTPSVTRRLRAPRSAVGRAASSPPAARPRGAWARRAPLLPALLFMIVVTQLPFVGTLVISFMRWNALDPGDRGFAGIQNYKEEFTDPQLRSALTTTVVLTAAVVAVSLLLGLGLALLLDRKFIGRGAVRTLLITPFLVVPVASALLWKHALYNATYGLFNGTLTWLWSLFGSDNAPQPDWLSVVPLLSVEASLVWQWTPFMMLILLAGLQSRPTDIAEAARVDGAGAWHIFRYLTFPHLRRYLELAALLGTVYVVQNFDAVFTLTSGGLGTANLPYTVYTTFYQAHDYGQASAEGVIVVVLSIIVATFALRTVSSLFREEIR; this is encoded by the coding sequence GTGAGCACCCCTTCGGTCACCCGGCGCCTGCGGGCCCCGCGATCTGCGGTCGGGCGGGCGGCCTCCTCCCCGCCGGCCGCCCGGCCGCGCGGCGCCTGGGCCCGGCGCGCCCCGCTGCTGCCGGCGCTGCTCTTCATGATCGTGGTCACCCAGCTGCCGTTCGTCGGGACCCTGGTGATCTCGTTCATGCGCTGGAACGCGCTCGACCCCGGCGACCGCGGCTTCGCCGGGATCCAGAACTACAAGGAGGAGTTCACCGATCCGCAGCTGCGCTCGGCGCTGACCACCACGGTGGTGCTCACCGCCGCCGTGGTGGCGGTGAGCCTGCTGCTCGGGCTCGGCCTCGCGCTGCTGCTTGACCGGAAGTTCATCGGCCGCGGCGCGGTGCGCACCTTGCTGATCACCCCGTTCCTGGTGGTCCCGGTGGCGTCCGCGCTGCTGTGGAAGCACGCCCTCTACAACGCCACGTACGGCCTCTTCAACGGAACGCTGACCTGGCTGTGGAGCCTGTTCGGCAGTGACAACGCGCCGCAGCCGGACTGGCTTTCGGTGGTGCCGCTGCTGTCGGTGGAGGCGTCGCTGGTGTGGCAGTGGACACCGTTCATGATGCTGATCCTGCTGGCCGGGCTGCAGAGCCGCCCCACCGACATCGCCGAGGCGGCCCGGGTGGACGGCGCCGGGGCCTGGCACATCTTCCGCTATCTGACCTTCCCGCACCTGCGGCGCTATCTGGAACTGGCGGCGCTGCTTGGCACGGTCTACGTGGTGCAGAACTTCGACGCGGTCTTCACCCTCACTTCGGGTGGGCTCGGCACCGCGAACCTGCCGTACACCGTCTACACGACCTTCTACCAGGCCCACGACTACGGGCAGGCCTCCGCCGAAGGCGTGATCGTGGTGGTGCTGTCGATCATCGTGGCGACCTTCGCGCTGCGGACCGTCTCGTCGCTCTTCCGGGAGGAGATCCGCTGA
- a CDS encoding carbohydrate ABC transporter permease has protein sequence MSATTLTAPAAATAPAPGHDPRRRTRRNSTLLGLLAWLCGIVFFLPFAWMVLTSLHSEQDAATNPPSLGAALTLNGYREFFGSGTGVSPWPPLINSLTASVASTVLVLLLATPAAYALSIKPVRKWTDVMFFFLSTKMLPAVAGLLPVYLIAKNTGLLDNIWLLVILYTSMNLPIAVWMMRSFLADVPVAILEAASIDGAGLPTVLVRIVAPVVAPGIAATALISFIFSWNELLFARVLTGVVANTAPVFLTGFVTSQGLFLAKVCAAAVCISLPVLAAGFAAQDKLVQGLSLGAVK, from the coding sequence ATGTCCGCGACCACACTCACCGCCCCCGCCGCCGCCACCGCGCCGGCCCCCGGCCATGACCCGCGGCGCCGCACCCGGCGCAACAGCACACTGCTGGGGCTGCTCGCCTGGCTCTGCGGGATCGTCTTCTTCCTGCCGTTCGCCTGGATGGTGCTCACCTCGCTGCACAGCGAGCAGGACGCGGCCACCAACCCGCCGAGCCTCGGGGCCGCACTGACCCTGAACGGGTACCGGGAGTTCTTCGGCTCCGGCACCGGCGTCAGCCCCTGGCCGCCGCTGATCAACTCGCTGACCGCGAGCGTCGCCTCGACCGTCCTGGTGCTGCTGCTGGCGACCCCGGCGGCGTACGCGCTGTCGATCAAGCCGGTGCGCAAGTGGACCGACGTGATGTTCTTCTTCCTGTCCACCAAGATGCTGCCGGCCGTCGCCGGGCTGCTGCCGGTGTACCTGATCGCGAAGAACACCGGGCTGCTGGACAACATCTGGCTGCTGGTCATCCTCTACACCTCGATGAACCTGCCGATCGCGGTGTGGATGATGCGCTCGTTCCTCGCCGACGTCCCGGTGGCGATCCTGGAGGCCGCCTCGATCGACGGCGCCGGCCTGCCGACCGTGCTGGTGCGGATCGTGGCGCCGGTGGTCGCACCGGGCATCGCCGCGACCGCGCTGATCTCGTTCATCTTCAGCTGGAACGAGCTGCTCTTCGCACGGGTGCTCACCGGTGTGGTGGCCAACACCGCACCGGTCTTCCTCACCGGCTTCGTCACCAGCCAGGGCCTGTTCCTGGCCAAGGTGTGCGCCGCCGCCGTGTGCATCTCCCTACCGGTGCTCGCCGCCGGGTTCGCCGCCCAGGACAAGCTCGTCCAGGGCCTTTCCCTTGGAGCCGTCAAGTGA